Proteins encoded together in one Armatimonadota bacterium window:
- a CDS encoding iron-sulfur cluster assembly protein — MSSEAMGETLTREQVIQVLQTVYDPEIPVNIWDLGLVYDVALAGNDVAIRMTLTALGCPIGPTIAREIENRLQAVGARQVRVDFVWSPPWTPARLTPEGRETLRALGYPV, encoded by the coding sequence ATGTCAAGCGAGGCGATGGGGGAGACCCTCACCAGGGAGCAGGTGATCCAGGTCCTGCAGACGGTCTACGATCCGGAAATCCCGGTGAACATCTGGGACCTGGGGCTCGTCTACGACGTGGCGCTCGCGGGTAACGACGTGGCCATCCGCATGACGCTGACGGCGCTCGGCTGCCCCATCGGCCCGACGATCGCGCGGGAGATCGAGAACCGCCTCCAGGCCGTGGGCGCCAGGCAGGTGCGTGTCGACTTCGTCTGGAGCCCGCCGTGGACCCCCGCGCGCCTGACCCCCGAAGGCCGCGAGACGCTGCGGGCGCTCGGCTACCCCGTCTGA
- a CDS encoding DinB family protein, with the protein MTAPDAPFAGWLEAWTETRRLTYDLLAALPYAVMNFSPHPDFGTFIRQIRHVGDVQRAFVVGLASGQMPSWRGPRSRELERSREEVAAYLRRLDAELTETLRTAGGSGVREVRWDGEVVTVARHLDRLLAHEVLHQGLWIFYAHIADLPLPTSWTQRWPGLAAPST; encoded by the coding sequence GTGACCGCCCCGGATGCGCCGTTCGCTGGGTGGCTGGAGGCGTGGACGGAGACGCGCCGCCTCACCTACGACCTGCTAGCCGCCCTCCCCTATGCCGTGATGAACTTCTCCCCGCACCCCGACTTCGGGACCTTCATCCGCCAGATCCGGCACGTCGGGGACGTGCAGCGCGCGTTCGTCGTCGGGCTGGCCTCGGGCCAGATGCCGTCCTGGCGCGGCCCGCGGAGCCGGGAGCTGGAGCGTTCCCGCGAGGAGGTGGCGGCCTACCTGCGCCGGCTCGACGCGGAGCTCACCGAGACCCTCCGCACGGCCGGAGGGAGCGGCGTGCGCGAGGTGCGGTGGGACGGGGAGGTCGTGACCGTGGCGCGTCACCTCGACCGCCTGCTGGCGCACGAAGTGCTGCACCAGGGGCTGTGGATCTTCTACGCCCACATCGCCGACCTGCCGCTGCCGACGAGCTGGACGCAGCGCTGGCCCGGGCTGGCAGCACCGAGCACCTGA
- a CDS encoding tripartite tricarboxylate transporter permease, with protein MNVFADLLYGLGVAATPYNLTVAVIGLLLGTAIGVLPGLGGTNGVALLLPLTFNLTPTAAIILLASVYWGAIFGGAITSILFNIPGEPWSVATTFDGHPLAKQGRAGMALTAAFTSSFIGALVAIVLFTFFAPPLAEWALRFGPPENFAVLMLAFATFAGLGGGKPAKTILMTLLGLLLSTMGFDIVTGQPRMHFGLVSLQSGINFIVIAIGLFGLGEIFLTVEEGLRLEGVRGRISFRDLWETWARFPRYVATLVRATLLGFWIGVLPGTGATPASFMSYGLAKQLSKEPEKFGKGSVEGVVAPETAAHAAGIGALLPMVTLGIPGSPTAAVMLAGFFIWGLNPGPLLFTTQREFVWGLIGSMYLANVIGVLIVLTLVPAFAAINRIPFALLAPLIVILSSIGAYAVNNQTLDLWIMLGAGVAGYLFRKLDYPLAPLVVALVLGDMTEQALRQSLIMGQGSFAIFVTRPIALAFLAGAAVLFLLPLYRALRNGRRPRPLRPAEAKLEA; from the coding sequence CTGAACGTCTTCGCCGATCTGCTCTACGGGCTGGGGGTGGCCGCCACCCCGTACAACCTGACCGTGGCCGTCATCGGCCTGCTGCTGGGCACCGCCATCGGGGTGCTGCCGGGCCTCGGGGGGACGAACGGGGTGGCGCTGTTGCTGCCGCTCACCTTCAACCTGACGCCCACCGCGGCGATCATCCTGCTGGCCTCGGTGTACTGGGGGGCGATCTTCGGGGGCGCCATCACCTCCATTCTCTTCAACATCCCCGGCGAGCCCTGGTCGGTGGCCACCACCTTCGACGGCCACCCCCTGGCCAAGCAGGGGCGGGCAGGGATGGCCCTCACCGCGGCGTTCACCTCCTCCTTCATCGGCGCGCTGGTCGCCATCGTCCTCTTCACCTTCTTCGCGCCCCCGCTGGCGGAGTGGGCGCTGCGCTTCGGACCGCCGGAGAACTTCGCGGTGCTCATGCTCGCCTTCGCCACCTTCGCCGGGCTCGGGGGCGGGAAGCCCGCCAAGACCATCCTCATGACCCTGCTGGGGCTGCTCCTCAGCACCATGGGGTTCGACATCGTCACCGGCCAGCCGCGCATGCACTTTGGGCTCGTCTCCCTGCAGAGCGGCATCAACTTCATCGTCATCGCCATCGGCCTCTTCGGCCTGGGGGAGATCTTCCTCACGGTGGAGGAGGGGCTGCGGCTGGAGGGGGTCCGGGGGCGCATCAGTTTCCGCGACCTGTGGGAGACCTGGGCCCGTTTCCCTCGGTACGTCGCCACCCTGGTGCGGGCCACGCTGCTCGGCTTCTGGATCGGCGTCCTCCCGGGGACGGGGGCCACCCCGGCGTCCTTCATGAGCTACGGCCTGGCCAAGCAGCTGAGCAAGGAGCCGGAGAAGTTCGGTAAAGGCTCGGTCGAGGGGGTGGTGGCGCCGGAGACGGCGGCGCACGCCGCGGGCATTGGGGCGCTGCTGCCCATGGTGACGCTGGGCATCCCCGGCTCGCCGACGGCGGCAGTGATGCTGGCGGGGTTCTTCATCTGGGGGCTCAACCCCGGGCCGCTGCTCTTCACCACCCAGCGGGAGTTCGTCTGGGGGCTCATCGGCTCGATGTACCTGGCCAACGTCATCGGCGTGCTCATCGTGCTCACGCTGGTGCCGGCCTTTGCCGCGATCAACCGCATCCCCTTCGCGCTGCTGGCCCCGCTCATCGTCATCCTCTCCAGCATCGGTGCCTACGCGGTGAACAACCAGACCCTGGACCTGTGGATCATGCTGGGGGCCGGGGTGGCCGGCTACCTGTTCAGGAAGCTGGACTACCCGCTGGCGCCGCTGGTGGTCGCCCTGGTGCTGGGCGACATGACGGAGCAGGCGCTGCGCCAGTCGCTGATCATGGGGCAGGGATCCTTTGCCATCTTCGTCACACGGCCGATCGCCCTGGCCTTCCTGGCCGGGGCGGCGGTGCTGTTCCTGCTCCCCCTCTACCGCGCCCTGCGCAACGGCCGGCGCCCGCGGCCGCTGCGGCCGGCCGAGGCCAAACTCGAAGCTTAA
- the dapF gene encoding diaminopimelate epimerase, with product MTVSPGPRGGRIRLRGTLDWFIKGHGLGNDYLVVDPAALTFPLTPPAVRAICDRHTGVGSDGILALGPSTAADVGVRIFNPDGSEAEKSGNGLRILARVLYDHGFVRRRAFTVETAGGVARALLEGRAGAVEAIAVDVGRVTFDSTAVPVTGPPREVVDEPLPVEGEPEPVRVTALSVGNPHCVVFVPALDPAVLHRLGPRLETHPAFPRRTNVQLVQVVARDRLAILIWERGVGPTQASGTSACAAAAAAVRGGLTDRHVTVAMPGGDLQVTVAEDWALQLRGPAEEVCVGRFTGGLLARLRGEATREGAAVGGGVRRGEAVS from the coding sequence ATGACCGTCAGCCCCGGCCCGCGAGGGGGGCGCATCCGCCTGCGCGGGACGCTCGACTGGTTCATCAAAGGGCACGGGCTGGGCAACGACTACCTGGTCGTCGACCCCGCCGCCCTCACCTTCCCGCTGACGCCGCCGGCGGTGCGGGCGATCTGCGACCGGCACACCGGGGTGGGCAGCGACGGGATCCTCGCCCTCGGCCCTTCGACCGCCGCCGACGTGGGGGTGCGCATCTTCAACCCCGACGGCAGCGAGGCGGAGAAGAGCGGCAACGGCCTGCGCATCCTGGCGCGGGTGCTCTACGACCATGGCTTCGTGCGCCGCCGGGCCTTCACCGTCGAAACCGCGGGCGGGGTGGCCCGCGCCCTGCTGGAGGGGCGGGCGGGCGCGGTCGAGGCGATCGCGGTGGACGTCGGCCGCGTGACCTTCGACAGCACGGCCGTGCCGGTGACGGGTCCGCCTCGCGAGGTCGTGGACGAGCCGCTGCCGGTCGAGGGCGAGCCCGAGCCGGTCCGCGTGACCGCCCTCTCGGTGGGCAACCCCCACTGCGTCGTCTTCGTGCCCGCCCTCGACCCCGCGGTGCTCCACCGGCTGGGGCCGCGCCTGGAGACCCACCCGGCCTTCCCCCGGCGCACGAACGTGCAGCTCGTCCAGGTGGTGGCGCGCGACCGGCTGGCCATTCTCATCTGGGAGCGCGGCGTGGGCCCCACCCAGGCCTCGGGGACGAGCGCCTGTGCGGCCGCCGCCGCGGCGGTGCGGGGAGGCCTGACCGACCGGCACGTCACCGTGGCGATGCCCGGGGGAGACCTCCAGGTGACGGTCGCTGAGGACTGGGCCCTGCAGTTGCGTGGGCCGGCCGAGGAGGTGTGCGTGGGGCGCTTCACCGGCGGGCTGCTGGCCCGGTTGCGTGGGGAGGCGACACGGGAAGGGGCCGCGGTGGGCGGCGGCGTGCGGCGCGGGGAGGCCGTGTCGTGA
- a CDS encoding tripartite tricarboxylate transporter TctB family protein, whose protein sequence is MAAGLLAFAVVMLRQALHLPVGWTATGPGAGFFPFWLALGVGVVAVVLLWQAVRVPAAEGALVPVGAWKPLLVVFLPIVATIALLGVLGLYLGGALYLAGYTRLVGRHRWPFVVAVSVLVPLGLFLIFERWFLLPMPKGAVLEWLLYGR, encoded by the coding sequence ATGGCCGCGGGGCTGCTCGCCTTCGCCGTGGTGATGCTCCGGCAGGCGCTGCACCTGCCGGTGGGCTGGACGGCCACGGGGCCGGGCGCGGGGTTCTTCCCCTTCTGGCTCGCCCTCGGCGTGGGCGTGGTGGCGGTGGTGCTCCTCTGGCAGGCCGTGCGCGTGCCCGCCGCCGAAGGGGCGCTCGTCCCCGTCGGCGCCTGGAAGCCGCTGCTCGTCGTCTTCCTCCCCATCGTCGCCACCATCGCGCTGCTGGGCGTGCTGGGGCTCTACCTGGGCGGGGCGCTCTACCTGGCCGGGTACACGCGCCTGGTGGGACGGCACCGCTGGCCCTTCGTCGTCGCGGTCAGCGTGCTGGTGCCGCTCGGGCTCTTCCTGATCTTCGAGCGGTGGTTCCTCCTGCCCATGCCCAAGGGCGCAGTCCTGGAGTGGCTCCTCTACGGGCGGTGA
- a CDS encoding 4Fe-4S dicluster-binding protein has protein sequence MATYAVEVVYRGIFQKTLAKNITRGIVLAAVQEGKTGIAFGRYGDSPERNGIPAKNFAIVADDAEELEASMAQYEPKAVDITIAVDDTLCKGVESWAWYGLQPINRLTKPGGYVVVTTMLPFEELLTMTHAKGDPYHLAVVRGLPSFSGLWVYKDDHTDVRMLGAIARLKPELLSLAAVEAAIREEWGDELKVLSARRAHERVETLLVPPGTGNPETPYEFELPRWWELREGLTIPAIRTADGAAGEALVDPATGTAGGWRPARNPYFKKFTTRTMRPVVDFDTCVKCTLCWLQCPDSCFDVTPDGFYDANLEACCGCGVCEAVCPVANCITMVNEAAFTDHRSQWEMWKADPAAYKVWVQEKIRHRPERSHGFRYRGQYQEQIQAMVASGVPAGPGQEALTEQVAHDTVEPSAGGN, from the coding sequence ATGGCTACCTACGCGGTCGAGGTCGTCTACCGGGGGATCTTCCAGAAGACCCTGGCCAAGAACATCACCCGCGGCATCGTGCTGGCCGCGGTGCAGGAGGGCAAGACCGGGATCGCCTTCGGGCGGTACGGGGACAGCCCCGAGCGAAACGGCATCCCGGCCAAGAACTTCGCCATCGTCGCCGACGACGCGGAGGAGCTCGAGGCCAGCATGGCCCAGTACGAGCCCAAGGCGGTGGACATCACCATCGCCGTGGACGACACGCTCTGCAAGGGCGTGGAGTCGTGGGCCTGGTACGGGCTGCAGCCCATCAACCGGCTGACCAAGCCGGGCGGCTACGTCGTCGTCACCACCATGCTCCCCTTCGAGGAGCTGCTCACGATGACGCACGCCAAGGGCGACCCCTACCACCTGGCCGTGGTGCGCGGGCTGCCGTCGTTTTCGGGACTGTGGGTCTACAAAGACGACCACACCGACGTGCGCATGCTGGGCGCCATCGCCCGGCTCAAACCGGAACTGCTCTCCCTGGCGGCGGTGGAGGCGGCCATCCGCGAGGAGTGGGGGGACGAGCTGAAGGTCCTCTCCGCCCGCCGGGCGCACGAGCGGGTCGAGACACTGCTCGTCCCGCCGGGAACCGGGAACCCGGAGACCCCCTACGAGTTCGAGCTGCCCAGGTGGTGGGAGCTGCGGGAGGGGCTGACCATCCCAGCCATCCGGACCGCTGACGGGGCGGCGGGGGAGGCGTTGGTCGACCCGGCCACGGGCACGGCCGGCGGGTGGCGGCCGGCGCGCAACCCGTACTTCAAGAAGTTCACCACCCGCACCATGCGCCCGGTGGTGGACTTCGACACCTGCGTGAAGTGCACGCTGTGCTGGCTGCAGTGCCCCGACTCCTGCTTCGACGTCACCCCCGACGGCTTCTACGACGCCAACCTGGAGGCGTGCTGCGGCTGCGGCGTGTGCGAGGCGGTCTGCCCGGTGGCCAACTGCATCACCATGGTCAACGAGGCCGCCTTCACCGACCACCGCAGCCAGTGGGAGATGTGGAAGGCCGACCCGGCCGCCTACAAGGTGTGGGTGCAGGAGAAAATCCGGCACCGCCCGGAGCGCTCCCACGGCTTCCGCTACCGCGGCCAGTACCAGGAGCAGATCCAGGCCATGGTGGCATCCGGCGTGCCGGCCGGCCCGGGCCAGGAGGCGCTGACCGAGCAGGTGGCGCACGACACCGTCGAGCCGAGCGCGGGAGGGAACTGA
- a CDS encoding thiamine pyrophosphate-dependent enzyme, translating into MADAVQTVPTPTLEPIKGVKKVPLEEYFTSGHRTCQGCESALVMKLMVKAAGPRTIVLGSTGCMYVANTTYYSTSWVVPWMHTQLGSSGSAGLGTAAALRVLMRKGKLKLEPINVIAFCGDGGGADMGLSAISAALTHTDYNFLILLYDNESYANTDIQLSGLTPYGAHTTFSPPGKMKRILHHRWKKNVAGMLAAGHPECRYVATVCASYAVDMMNKVRRALSIGGPTFIHSLDPCPKGWDYDPMLSHELGELAVNTGIWPLYEVEDHRLKLYGRTRAIAEKRARRLPVRDYLLKQGRFAHFTDDDIDYFQAKVDEMWERWIIPGVIPFASDIVNDRPPQ; encoded by the coding sequence ATGGCCGACGCCGTCCAGACGGTGCCGACGCCGACGCTGGAGCCCATCAAGGGCGTCAAGAAGGTCCCGCTGGAGGAGTACTTCACCTCCGGCCACCGGACCTGCCAGGGGTGTGAGTCGGCCCTGGTGATGAAGCTCATGGTCAAGGCCGCCGGGCCGCGCACCATCGTGCTGGGGAGCACGGGGTGTATGTACGTGGCCAACACCACCTACTACAGCACCTCCTGGGTGGTCCCCTGGATGCACACCCAGCTCGGCAGCAGCGGCTCGGCCGGGCTGGGGACGGCGGCGGCGCTGCGGGTCCTCATGCGCAAGGGCAAGCTCAAGCTCGAGCCGATCAACGTCATCGCCTTCTGCGGCGACGGCGGCGGGGCGGACATGGGACTGTCGGCCATCTCCGCCGCCTTGACCCACACCGACTACAACTTCCTCATCCTCCTCTACGACAACGAGTCCTACGCCAACACCGACATCCAGCTCTCCGGGCTGACCCCCTACGGGGCCCACACCACCTTCAGCCCGCCGGGGAAGATGAAGCGCATCCTGCACCACCGCTGGAAGAAGAACGTGGCCGGGATGCTGGCCGCTGGCCATCCGGAGTGCCGCTACGTGGCCACCGTCTGCGCCTCCTACGCCGTGGACATGATGAACAAGGTCCGCCGGGCGCTCAGCATCGGCGGCCCCACCTTCATCCACTCCCTGGACCCCTGCCCCAAGGGGTGGGACTACGACCCGATGCTCTCCCACGAGCTGGGGGAGCTGGCCGTGAACACGGGGATCTGGCCGCTCTACGAGGTGGAGGACCACAGGCTCAAGCTGTACGGCCGCACCCGGGCCATCGCCGAGAAGCGGGCCCGGCGGCTGCCCGTGCGCGACTACCTGCTCAAGCAGGGGCGCTTCGCCCACTTCACCGACGACGACATCGACTACTTCCAGGCGAAGGTGGACGAGATGTGGGAGCGGTGGATCATCCCCGGCGTCATCCCCTTCGCCAGCGACATCGTGAACGACCGGCCGCCCCAGTGA
- the pdxA gene encoding 4-hydroxythreonine-4-phosphate dehydrogenase PdxA: protein MSASTPPLPRVAVTLGDPAGIGPEIVLRAVADPRVQSRVVAVVVGDARVLQRAAQVTGVHVPFAEDGPVRLIDLANVDHRLQWGRVQASAGAAAGQFVERAVQEALARRVDALATAPINKEALWRAGYRYPGHTEMLGALTGRPDPLTMFLVRVPGGERRVLRIFFLTRHLALREALDRITRERIEAILPRMDAALRRIGVAAPRLAVAALNPHAGEGGALGREEQEQIAPAVEAARQRGVQVEGPIPADAVFAQAAEGRYDAVLALYHDQGHIAAKTLDFHGTVSVTLGLPFIRTSVDHGTAFDIAGRGVARAESMIAAILAAGELARVAA from the coding sequence GTGAGCGCCTCCACCCCGCCGCTGCCGCGCGTGGCCGTGACCCTGGGCGATCCCGCCGGCATCGGCCCCGAGATCGTCCTGCGCGCGGTGGCCGACCCCCGGGTGCAGTCGCGCGTGGTCGCCGTGGTCGTGGGCGACGCCCGGGTGCTGCAGCGGGCCGCCCAGGTCACCGGCGTGCATGTGCCGTTCGCGGAAGACGGGCCGGTCCGCCTGATCGACCTGGCCAACGTCGACCACCGGCTGCAGTGGGGGCGGGTGCAGGCCTCGGCGGGGGCGGCGGCGGGGCAGTTCGTCGAGCGCGCCGTGCAGGAGGCGCTGGCCCGCCGCGTCGACGCGCTGGCCACGGCCCCGATCAACAAGGAAGCGCTGTGGCGCGCGGGCTACCGCTATCCCGGCCACACCGAGATGCTCGGCGCGCTCACCGGGCGTCCCGACCCGCTGACGATGTTCCTGGTGCGCGTGCCCGGCGGGGAGAGGCGGGTGCTACGCATCTTCTTCCTCACGCGACACCTCGCGCTGCGCGAGGCCCTCGACCGGATCACGCGGGAGCGGATCGAGGCGATCCTGCCCCGCATGGACGCGGCGCTGCGCCGGATCGGGGTGGCGGCGCCGCGCCTGGCCGTGGCCGCCCTCAACCCGCACGCCGGGGAAGGCGGAGCGCTGGGGCGGGAAGAACAGGAGCAGATCGCGCCGGCGGTGGAGGCGGCGCGGCAGCGCGGGGTGCAGGTGGAGGGCCCCATCCCCGCGGACGCCGTCTTCGCCCAGGCCGCCGAGGGGCGGTACGACGCCGTCCTGGCCCTGTACCATGACCAGGGGCACATCGCCGCCAAGACCCTCGACTTCCACGGCACCGTGAGCGTGACCCTCGGCCTGCCCTTCATCCGCACCTCGGTGGACCACGGCACGGCCTTCGACATCGCCGGGCGAGGCGTCGCGCGCGCCGAGAGCATGATCGCCGCCATCCTGGCCGCCGGGGAGCTGGCCCGGGTGGCCGCGTGA
- a CDS encoding pyruvate ferredoxin oxidoreductase gives MARVVEPRVAPGVEEQEREELISGSEAIAVACKLADVDVITAYPIRPYDTVMQYVAKLVANGQLDCEYIVAESEHSQFEIVKHASAAGARVFCGSSGVGWMYAFEALTVTPALRIPMVAMVGNRALDDPGAFGVEHNDALAVRDLGWMLVWVDTAQEALDTALIAYRVAEDRRVFLPCAIACDGAFLTHSQAIVKVPPQAWVDRFLPPYDRGDLLLHPDNPITVAPQVNEDWLMELRKQNDEAMKRARTVIAEAYREFEAIFGRAYGNPFFEEYQTADADVVLVGMGTLSMPVKVAIRRLRQEGHRVGLVRLRWFRPFPTEELQATLSRFRAVGVIDRDYAFGSPYTSGVVANEVRAALYDAPQRPPVVGFISGLGGREVTVPDVYRMVALLEQAAAGTRVAPTHWIGIRE, from the coding sequence ATGGCCAGGGTGGTGGAGCCCCGGGTCGCCCCGGGGGTGGAGGAGCAGGAGCGCGAGGAGCTCATCAGCGGCAGCGAGGCCATCGCCGTGGCCTGCAAGCTGGCCGACGTCGACGTCATCACCGCCTACCCCATCCGCCCCTACGACACGGTGATGCAGTACGTGGCCAAGCTGGTGGCCAACGGCCAGCTCGACTGCGAGTACATCGTCGCGGAGAGCGAGCACTCCCAGTTCGAGATCGTCAAGCACGCCTCCGCCGCCGGCGCGCGAGTCTTCTGCGGCAGCAGCGGGGTGGGCTGGATGTACGCCTTCGAGGCCCTCACCGTCACCCCGGCGCTGCGCATCCCCATGGTGGCCATGGTGGGCAACCGGGCCCTCGACGACCCGGGCGCCTTCGGCGTCGAGCACAACGACGCGCTGGCCGTGCGTGACCTGGGGTGGATGCTGGTCTGGGTGGACACGGCCCAGGAGGCCCTGGACACCGCTCTCATCGCCTACCGGGTGGCCGAGGACCGCCGCGTCTTCCTCCCCTGCGCCATCGCCTGCGACGGGGCCTTCCTCACCCACTCCCAGGCCATCGTGAAGGTCCCCCCGCAGGCGTGGGTGGACCGCTTCCTCCCGCCCTACGACCGCGGCGACCTGCTCCTCCACCCCGACAACCCTATCACCGTGGCCCCGCAGGTGAACGAGGACTGGCTGATGGAGCTGCGCAAGCAGAACGACGAAGCGATGAAGCGGGCGCGCACGGTGATCGCCGAGGCCTACCGGGAGTTCGAGGCCATCTTCGGGCGGGCCTACGGCAACCCGTTCTTCGAGGAGTACCAGACCGCGGATGCCGACGTCGTCCTGGTGGGCATGGGCACCCTCTCCATGCCGGTGAAGGTGGCCATCCGCCGGCTGCGGCAGGAGGGGCACCGGGTCGGGCTGGTGCGGCTGCGCTGGTTCCGCCCCTTCCCCACCGAGGAGCTGCAGGCGACCCTCAGCCGCTTCCGGGCCGTGGGCGTGATCGACCGCGACTACGCCTTCGGGTCCCCCTACACCAGCGGGGTGGTGGCCAACGAGGTGCGGGCGGCGCTCTACGACGCGCCGCAGCGCCCGCCCGTCGTCGGGTTCATCTCCGGACTGGGCGGCCGCGAGGTCACCGTGCCCGACGTCTACCGCATGGTGGCCCTGCTGGAGCAGGCGGCGGCGGGGACGCGCGTCGCCCCCACGCACTGGATCGGGATCCGCGAGTAG
- a CDS encoding tripartite tricarboxylate transporter substrate binding protein — protein sequence MRIGTVTLLVLGLLVALPVTAAPAWAPRRPIEWTIPAGTGGGADQQARFMAPLIEKYRLSPQPFIPVNRPAGAGAQAFLWMVDKAGDPHTILITLDNLFATPIAQVIRNRDGSRFTWRSLTPIARLLLDNFVLTVHHDAPWKTVAEFERAAKAAPRGSIKMAGTGSKQEDEIIMVMLEQAWGVDFTYVPFPGGGAVAAALVGKQVDFTVNNPLEMVGHWEAGRVRPLAIFASERVPVARWREIPTMRELGFPIEYQMLRGIFGTQNMPAEAVAFYQEVFRRLMDTEEMADFIERGAFLAGEQGPHRPRADGQGRPGHRQLRRAAGRARAP from the coding sequence GTGCGGATCGGAACCGTGACGCTCCTCGTCCTCGGCCTGCTCGTGGCATTACCGGTGACCGCCGCGCCGGCGTGGGCACCGCGCCGGCCCATCGAGTGGACCATCCCCGCCGGGACCGGCGGGGGCGCCGACCAGCAGGCGCGCTTCATGGCGCCGCTGATCGAGAAGTACCGCCTCTCCCCGCAGCCCTTCATCCCCGTGAACCGCCCGGCCGGGGCGGGGGCGCAGGCCTTCCTCTGGATGGTGGACAAGGCCGGGGACCCGCACACCATCCTCATCACCCTGGACAACCTCTTCGCCACCCCCATCGCCCAGGTGATCCGCAACCGGGACGGGTCCCGCTTCACCTGGCGCTCGCTCACGCCCATCGCCCGCCTCCTGCTCGACAACTTCGTCCTCACCGTGCACCACGACGCGCCCTGGAAGACGGTGGCGGAGTTCGAGCGGGCGGCCAAGGCGGCCCCGCGCGGCAGCATCAAGATGGCCGGCACGGGGTCGAAGCAGGAGGACGAGATCATCATGGTGATGCTCGAGCAGGCCTGGGGCGTCGACTTCACCTACGTCCCCTTCCCCGGCGGCGGGGCGGTGGCGGCGGCGCTCGTGGGCAAGCAGGTCGACTTCACCGTGAACAACCCCCTGGAGATGGTGGGGCACTGGGAGGCCGGGCGGGTGCGCCCGCTGGCCATCTTCGCCAGCGAGCGCGTGCCCGTCGCCCGCTGGCGGGAGATCCCCACCATGCGCGAGCTGGGCTTCCCCATCGAGTACCAGATGCTGCGCGGCATCTTCGGGACGCAGAACATGCCGGCCGAGGCGGTGGCCTTCTACCAGGAGGTCTTCCGCCGGCTGATGGACACGGAAGAGATGGCCGACTTCATCGAGCGGGGGGCCTTCCTGGCTGGAGAGCAAGGACCGCACCGTCCGCGAGCTGATGGTCAAGGGCGGCCTGGCCACCGGCAGCTGAGGCGTGCCGCGGGGCGGGCCCGTGCGCCC
- a CDS encoding FadR/GntR family transcriptional regulator, translating to METVLTPPTFRPVRRQRVFQEVAAQLRQQIAEGRFRPGDRLPSERELAEAFGVSRASVRDAIRVLELAGLVEPRQGEGTVVRELTLDALVSPLAAVLAHEGHYLPALLDARTIIEPPVAYRAARHASDEDIAALEEILARQAARVAAGELAIDEDTAFHYRLGVAAGNPVLLRLVDVLMDLLHESRVRSLGVPGRPERSLAGHRRILAAVRAHDPEGASAAMRQHLEEIGEMLAAARPERAGRSRG from the coding sequence ATGGAGACCGTCCTCACCCCGCCCACCTTCCGTCCCGTCCGGCGCCAGCGTGTCTTCCAGGAGGTGGCCGCCCAGCTCCGGCAGCAGATCGCCGAAGGACGCTTCCGCCCGGGCGACCGGCTCCCCTCCGAGCGCGAGCTGGCCGAGGCCTTCGGCGTCAGCCGGGCCTCGGTGCGCGATGCCATCCGGGTGCTCGAGCTGGCCGGCCTGGTCGAGCCGCGGCAGGGCGAGGGGACGGTCGTGCGCGAGCTCACCCTCGACGCCTTGGTCTCTCCGCTGGCCGCGGTGCTGGCCCACGAGGGTCACTACCTGCCAGCCCTCCTGGACGCCCGGACCATCATCGAGCCGCCGGTGGCCTACCGGGCCGCCCGGCATGCCAGCGACGAGGACATCGCGGCGCTGGAGGAGATCCTCGCCCGTCAGGCCGCCCGCGTGGCGGCCGGCGAGCTGGCCATCGACGAGGACACCGCCTTCCACTACCGACTGGGCGTGGCGGCGGGGAACCCCGTCCTGTTGAGGCTGGTGGACGTGCTCATGGACCTGCTGCACGAGAGCCGGGTGCGGTCGCTGGGCGTCCCCGGGCGGCCGGAGCGGTCGCTGGCGGGCCACCGGCGCATCCTGGCCGCCGTCCGCGCGCACGATCCCGAGGGGGCCAGCGCGGCGATGCGCCAGCACCTGGAGGAGATCGGCGAGATGCTGGCCGCGGCCCGGCCGGAGCGGGCGGGGCGCAGCCGGGGCTGA